A single Desulfovibrio piger DNA region contains:
- a CDS encoding efflux RND transporter periplasmic adaptor subunit, with amino-acid sequence MRQKILAAVLLAGVVVALGWYFLWDGTQGSLVLYGNVEIRQVDVSFRVDGRIARVLVDEGDSVRAGQELACLDDDLLRQQRDQSAAQLAGQKAQLLRLERGYRTEEVEQARAAVARARAVADNAAINLNRVSAMRARNAISQKELDNARSSDRSARAELRSAQEQLDMLLSGYREEEVLAQRAAVDAAAAALELAEIRLRDAVLTAPQDGIVLTRAREAGAIVQAGQTVYTLSLVDPVWLRVYVDEPQLGRIKPGMAVRVRVDAVPDKEFSGRVGFISPAAEFTPKSVETMEVRTSLVYRLRVQVDDPDNVMRQGMPVTVTLVEP; translated from the coding sequence ATGCGGCAAAAGATTCTGGCAGCGGTGCTGCTTGCGGGCGTGGTCGTGGCGCTGGGCTGGTATTTTCTGTGGGACGGGACGCAGGGGAGCCTGGTGCTGTACGGCAATGTGGAGATCCGCCAGGTGGATGTGAGCTTTCGTGTGGACGGCCGCATCGCCCGGGTGCTGGTGGACGAAGGCGACAGCGTGCGCGCCGGGCAGGAGCTGGCCTGTCTGGACGATGACCTGCTGCGCCAGCAGCGGGACCAGAGTGCGGCCCAGCTGGCCGGGCAGAAGGCCCAGCTGCTGCGCCTGGAGCGCGGCTACCGCACGGAAGAAGTGGAGCAGGCCCGTGCCGCCGTGGCCCGTGCCCGTGCCGTGGCCGACAATGCGGCCATCAATCTGAACCGCGTCAGCGCCATGCGCGCACGCAACGCCATCTCCCAGAAGGAGCTGGACAACGCCCGCAGTTCGGACAGGTCGGCCCGGGCGGAACTGCGTTCGGCGCAGGAGCAGCTGGACATGCTGCTGTCCGGCTACCGCGAGGAAGAGGTGCTGGCCCAGCGGGCGGCGGTGGATGCCGCGGCGGCCGCGCTGGAGCTGGCCGAGATCCGGCTGCGTGACGCCGTGCTGACCGCGCCGCAGGACGGCATCGTCCTGACCCGTGCCCGTGAGGCCGGGGCCATCGTGCAGGCCGGGCAGACCGTGTACACCCTGAGCCTGGTGGATCCGGTGTGGCTGCGCGTCTATGTGGACGAGCCGCAGCTGGGGCGCATCAAGCCGGGCATGGCCGTGCGGGTGCGCGTGGATGCGGTGCCGGACAAGGAATTTTCGGGCCGGGTGGGCTTCATCTCTCCGGCGGCGGAGTTCACGCCCAAGAGCGTGGAGACCATGGAAGTGCGCACCTCGCTGGTCTACCGGCTGCGGGTGCAGGTGGACGATCCCGACAACGTCATGCGGCAGGGCATGCCCGTGACCGTGACCCTGGTGGAGCCGTAA
- a CDS encoding cytochrome P460 family protein, with translation MKFAPLLSALCLFSLCAAPTVAEEQKPAPAPNGLEIPEGFENWAVISISHRLDRESMRVILGNDIAVKAARSGQTSPWPDGAIIAKVAWTETSEEDWPAAVVPGKLLNAEFMFKDSKKFAANGTGWGWARWKGPDRTPYGKDASFEKECIECHAAVRHRDWAFTQAATFR, from the coding sequence ATGAAGTTTGCCCCCCTGTTGTCCGCCCTGTGCCTGTTCAGCCTGTGTGCGGCGCCGACTGTCGCGGAGGAACAGAAACCGGCCCCCGCCCCCAATGGCCTCGAGATCCCGGAAGGTTTTGAAAACTGGGCGGTGATCTCCATTTCCCACCGTCTGGACCGGGAAAGCATGCGCGTCATCCTGGGCAATGACATCGCCGTCAAGGCGGCCCGCAGCGGCCAGACTTCGCCCTGGCCCGACGGCGCCATCATCGCCAAGGTGGCCTGGACCGAGACCAGTGAGGAAGACTGGCCCGCTGCCGTGGTGCCCGGCAAGCTCCTGAACGCCGAGTTCATGTTCAAGGACAGCAAAAAGTTCGCCGCCAACGGTACCGGCTGGGGCTGGGCCCGCTGGAAAGGGCCCGACCGCACCCCCTACGGCAAGGACGCGTCCTTTGAAAAGGAATGTATCGAATGTCATGCCGCCGTCCGTCATCGTGACTGGGCCTTCACCCAGGCCGCCACGTTCCGTTAG